The following coding sequences are from one Novosphingobium sp. Gsoil 351 window:
- a CDS encoding glutamate synthase subunit beta: MGKETGFLEIERQEPGYRPVEERLKHYREFTVPQAETALKGQAARCMNCGIPYCHNGCPVNNMIPDWNHLVYEGDWREALTNLHSTNNFPEFTGRICPAPCEASCTLNIVDAPVTIKSIECAIVDKGWEEGWIVPRPPLRKTGKLVAVIGSGPAGLAAAQQLARAGHSVTVFEKADRVGGLLRYGIPDFKMEKHLINRRAMQMEAEGVQFRTSTEVGVTVSFASLEENFDAVVLAGGAEEPRGLEIPGAELPGVRLAMEFLTQQNKRNAGDDEFRAAPRGTLTATGKHVIVIGGGDTGSDCVGTSNRQGAASVTQLEILAKPPEKEDKALTWPDWPLKLRTSSSHQEGVARDWAVLTKRVAGEDGQVTGLECVRVEWRDREMIEIPGSEFTLPADLILLAMGFTGPRRQGLLEQAEVGLDARGNVAADTSRYATSRERVFACGDMRRGQSLVVWAIREGRQCARAVDEMLMGASELPR, encoded by the coding sequence GTGGGCAAGGAAACCGGATTTCTGGAGATCGAGCGGCAGGAGCCCGGCTACCGGCCGGTCGAGGAGCGGCTCAAGCACTATCGCGAGTTCACCGTCCCCCAGGCCGAAACCGCGCTCAAGGGCCAGGCGGCGCGGTGCATGAACTGCGGGATTCCGTACTGCCACAACGGCTGTCCCGTGAACAACATGATCCCCGACTGGAATCACCTGGTCTACGAAGGCGACTGGCGCGAGGCGCTGACCAACCTGCATTCAACCAACAATTTCCCCGAGTTCACCGGGCGCATCTGCCCCGCGCCGTGTGAGGCGAGCTGCACGCTCAACATCGTCGACGCCCCCGTGACGATCAAGTCGATCGAATGCGCGATCGTCGACAAGGGTTGGGAGGAAGGCTGGATCGTGCCGCGCCCGCCACTGCGCAAGACCGGCAAGTTGGTCGCAGTGATCGGCTCGGGACCGGCGGGCCTAGCAGCGGCGCAACAGCTTGCCCGCGCCGGGCATTCGGTAACGGTGTTCGAGAAGGCCGACCGGGTCGGCGGACTGCTGCGCTACGGCATTCCCGACTTCAAGATGGAAAAGCACCTGATCAACCGCCGGGCGATGCAGATGGAGGCAGAAGGCGTTCAATTCCGGACGAGCACCGAGGTCGGCGTCACAGTCAGCTTTGCCAGCCTGGAAGAGAACTTCGACGCGGTAGTGCTGGCGGGCGGCGCGGAAGAGCCGCGCGGGCTCGAGATTCCCGGCGCCGAGCTGCCCGGCGTGCGCCTGGCGATGGAATTTCTGACCCAGCAGAACAAGCGAAATGCCGGCGACGACGAATTCCGCGCCGCACCACGCGGCACGCTGACCGCCACCGGCAAGCACGTGATCGTGATCGGCGGCGGCGATACCGGGAGCGACTGCGTCGGCACCTCCAACCGCCAGGGCGCGGCAAGCGTGACCCAGCTCGAGATTCTCGCCAAGCCGCCGGAAAAAGAAGATAAAGCGCTGACCTGGCCCGACTGGCCGCTCAAGCTGCGAACTTCGTCGAGCCACCAGGAAGGCGTCGCACGCGACTGGGCGGTACTGACCAAGCGCGTCGCGGGCGAGGACGGGCAGGTCACTGGGCTGGAATGCGTCCGCGTCGAATGGCGGGATCGCGAGATGATCGAGATTCCGGGGAGCGAATTCACCCTGCCCGCGGACCTGATCCTGCTGGCGATGGGCTTCACCGGCCCGCGCCGTCAGGGCTTGCTCGAACAGGCCGAGGTCGGGTTGGATGCTCGTGGCAATGTCGCAGCGGATACCTCGCGCTATGCGACCAGTCGCGAACGGGTGTTCGCCTGCGGAGACATGCGCCGCGGCCAGAGCCTGGTCGTCTGGGCGATCCGCGAAGGCCGCCAGTGCGCCCGCGCGGTCGACGAGATGCTGATGGGGGCGAGCGAACTGCCGCGCTGA
- a CDS encoding phytanoyl-CoA dioxygenase family protein, producing the protein MSSSIPETLRAELETRVGAAAVALPPRSREPEIELAGFFAASRGAGGLLRQLLEQPDARALVGQRLRDPVVYRACPSIKQAGAPSTTYRTDQSEWGAADEPPSLFTLWFAVTEAGAGNGCLRMGANSAEGERTMVSVSRLSSLELASTTAPSYDAAMKAGQVLFFDATQLYGAYPNHSDRPRIAVRVTLGERTSLKGKDFQEIGDFGSVGLVAKQGWRKLFGGKD; encoded by the coding sequence TTGTCGAGTTCGATCCCCGAAACGCTGCGCGCCGAACTCGAAACCCGGGTTGGCGCAGCCGCGGTTGCGCTGCCGCCGCGCAGCCGGGAACCGGAGATAGAGCTGGCCGGGTTCTTCGCCGCCAGCCGCGGGGCCGGAGGCCTGCTGCGCCAGCTCCTCGAACAACCCGATGCGCGCGCGCTGGTCGGTCAGCGGCTGCGGGATCCGGTGGTCTATCGCGCCTGCCCGTCGATCAAGCAGGCCGGCGCGCCCTCGACCACCTATCGCACCGACCAGAGCGAATGGGGCGCCGCCGACGAGCCGCCGTCGCTGTTCACGCTGTGGTTTGCGGTGACCGAGGCGGGGGCAGGCAATGGCTGCCTGCGCATGGGCGCGAACTCGGCGGAAGGCGAGCGGACGATGGTCTCGGTCTCGCGGCTTTCCTCGCTCGAACTCGCCAGCACCACCGCCCCTTCGTACGACGCGGCGATGAAAGCTGGGCAGGTGCTGTTCTTCGACGCGACCCAGCTCTACGGCGCCTATCCCAACCATTCCGACCGGCCGCGGATCGCGGTGCGCGTGACCCTGGGCGAGCGGACCTCGCTCAAGGGCAAGGACTTCCAGGAAATCGGAGACTTTGGCTCGGTCGGGCTGGTCGCCAAACAGGGCTGGCGCAAGCTGTTCGGCGGCAAGGATTGA
- the gltB gene encoding glutamate synthase large subunit, translated as MGLPEAQGLYDARHEHDSCGVGFVAHIRGQKSHAIIAQALEILHNLDHRGAVGADPLLGDGAGILIQIPDALFRRWAQTQGHDLPQAGDYAVAMCFLPRDEAARDMACGMFEKFVAKEGQRLIGWREVPTTLDGLGTAVIEQMPVIRQCFIARGANCADQAAFERKLLAIRKQTQNPLAALAMKHDLPGLTELYMPSFSSRTIVYKGLLLATQVGSFYDDLRDPACVSALGLVHQRFSTNTFPSWKLAHPYRFIAHNGEINTVRGNVNWMNARRRTMESELLGADLDKMWPIIPHGQSDTACLDNALELLLVGGYSLAHAVMMLIPEAWAGNPLMDPARRAFYEYHAALMEPWDGPAAVAFTDGRQIGATLDRNGLRPARYCVTDGDLVVMASESGVLPIKEDDIVRKWRLQPGKMLLIDLEQGRIIEDEEIKAELAAAEPYQQWLDAAQYMLRDLEVVEPELAALPVDTTSFLDRQQAFGYTQEDISRFLEPMALAGDDPIGSMGTDTPIAVLSARPRLLYDYFKQNFAQVTNPPIDPIREELVMSLVSMIGPRPNLLGHEAGAHKRLEVGQPILTNNAVAKIRSVEAALDGAFRTETIDMTWPAASGAAGLEQAIKEMCWAATEAVLADKNILILSDRAQGPDRIAMPALLATAAVHHHLVRQGLRMQTGLVVETGEAREVHHFCALAGYGAEAINPYVAFETLEDIRVRKAIPLEAKDVQKNYIKAIGKGILKVMSKMGISTYQSYCGAQIFDAVGLSSAFVDKYFTGTATTIEGVGLAEVGEEAVRRHVIAYGDNPVYRRMLDVGGIYQYRIRGEEHAWTPANVAQLQHAVRGNDPKNYAEYAASINDQAERLLTIRGLLQFKPAGPAVPLDEVEPASEIVKRFATGAMSFGSISREAHTTLALAMNRIGGRSNTGEGGEEVDRFTPLANGDSMRSAIKQVASGRFGVTTEYLVNSDDIQIKMAQGAKPGEGGQLPGHKVDKNIAAVRHSTPGVGLISPPPHHDIYSIEDLAQLIHDLKNANAKARISVKLVSEVGVGTVAAGVAKCKADHITISGYEGGTGASPLTSLTHAGSPWEIGLAETQQTLLLNGLRSRVAVQVDGGLRTGRDVAIGALLGADEFGFATAPLIAAGCIMMRKCHLNTCPVGVATQDPVLRARFTGQPEHVVNYMFFVAEELRAIMAELGLRTVAEMVGRVDLLDTDPAISHWKAQGIDLSRLLHQVPVPHAGALSWTETQDHGLEAALDVDLIAAARDALDSTQAVRIERKVRNVNRTVGAMLSGEIARRFGHRGLPDNTINIRLTGVAGQSFGAFLAHGVTLDLTGDANDYVGKGLSGGRVIVRQPGHVDRDPTNNIIVGNTVLYGAIAGEAYFNGVAGERFAVRNSGAVAVAEGCGDHGCEYMTGGVVVLLGATGRNFAAGMSGGVAYVYDPDGIFAPLCNAAMVDLMPISTVRDDEDGAGRPQQRAVSVHDYGMGDMLRHDAERLRILVERHHLHTASKRARALLDDWGNALGKFVKVMPRDYARALQQLEAERLEAETVAAE; from the coding sequence ATGGGGTTACCGGAGGCCCAAGGCCTGTACGATGCACGGCATGAGCACGATTCCTGCGGGGTGGGCTTCGTGGCCCATATCCGCGGGCAAAAGAGCCATGCGATCATCGCCCAGGCGCTGGAAATCCTCCACAACCTCGACCATCGCGGTGCGGTGGGCGCCGACCCGCTGCTGGGCGACGGCGCGGGCATCCTGATCCAGATTCCCGACGCGCTGTTCCGCCGGTGGGCGCAAACGCAGGGCCACGATCTGCCGCAAGCGGGCGACTATGCGGTCGCGATGTGCTTCCTCCCCCGCGACGAAGCCGCGCGCGACATGGCCTGCGGGATGTTCGAGAAGTTCGTCGCCAAGGAAGGCCAACGCCTGATCGGCTGGCGCGAAGTGCCGACCACGCTCGACGGGCTGGGCACCGCGGTGATCGAGCAGATGCCGGTGATCCGCCAGTGCTTTATCGCACGCGGCGCAAACTGCGCCGACCAGGCCGCGTTCGAGCGCAAGCTGCTGGCGATCCGCAAGCAGACCCAGAACCCCCTCGCCGCGCTGGCGATGAAGCACGACCTGCCGGGGCTGACCGAGCTCTACATGCCCAGCTTCTCAAGCCGCACGATCGTCTACAAGGGGCTGCTGCTGGCGACGCAGGTCGGCAGCTTCTACGACGATTTGCGCGATCCGGCGTGCGTCTCCGCTCTCGGCCTCGTCCACCAGCGCTTCAGCACCAACACGTTCCCCTCGTGGAAACTCGCGCACCCGTATCGCTTCATCGCCCACAACGGCGAGATCAACACCGTGCGCGGCAACGTCAACTGGATGAACGCCCGCCGCCGGACGATGGAGTCCGAGCTGCTCGGCGCCGATCTCGACAAGATGTGGCCGATCATCCCGCACGGCCAGTCGGACACCGCGTGCCTCGACAACGCGCTCGAACTGCTCCTCGTCGGCGGCTACAGCCTGGCCCACGCGGTGATGATGCTGATCCCCGAGGCGTGGGCCGGCAACCCGTTGATGGACCCCGCGCGCCGCGCGTTCTACGAGTACCACGCCGCGCTGATGGAGCCGTGGGACGGTCCCGCCGCGGTCGCCTTCACCGACGGCCGCCAGATCGGCGCGACGCTCGACCGCAACGGCCTGCGCCCCGCACGCTATTGCGTGACCGACGGCGACCTGGTGGTGATGGCCAGCGAAAGCGGCGTGCTGCCGATCAAGGAAGACGACATCGTCCGCAAATGGCGCTTGCAGCCGGGCAAGATGCTGCTGATCGACCTCGAACAGGGGCGGATCATCGAGGACGAGGAGATCAAGGCCGAGTTGGCCGCCGCCGAGCCCTACCAGCAGTGGCTCGACGCCGCGCAGTACATGCTGCGCGACCTCGAAGTGGTCGAGCCCGAACTGGCCGCGCTGCCGGTCGATACGACCAGCTTCTTGGATCGCCAGCAGGCGTTTGGCTACACCCAGGAGGACATCTCCCGGTTCCTCGAACCGATGGCGCTGGCGGGCGACGATCCCATTGGCTCGATGGGCACCGACACCCCGATCGCGGTGCTCTCGGCCCGGCCGCGGCTACTCTACGACTATTTCAAGCAAAACTTCGCCCAGGTCACCAACCCGCCGATCGATCCGATCCGCGAGGAACTGGTGATGAGCCTGGTCAGCATGATCGGCCCGCGCCCCAATCTTCTCGGCCATGAGGCAGGCGCGCACAAGCGCCTCGAAGTCGGCCAGCCGATCCTGACAAACAACGCGGTGGCCAAGATCCGTTCGGTCGAGGCCGCGCTCGACGGCGCGTTCCGCACCGAGACGATCGACATGACCTGGCCCGCGGCCAGCGGCGCGGCCGGGTTGGAGCAGGCGATCAAGGAAATGTGCTGGGCAGCGACCGAGGCGGTGCTGGCTGACAAGAACATCCTCATCCTTTCGGACCGGGCCCAGGGGCCGGACAGGATCGCCATGCCCGCGCTGCTGGCCACCGCCGCGGTGCACCACCATCTCGTCCGCCAGGGCTTGCGGATGCAGACCGGGCTGGTGGTCGAGACGGGCGAAGCGCGCGAAGTCCACCACTTCTGCGCGCTGGCGGGCTATGGTGCCGAGGCTATCAACCCTTATGTGGCGTTCGAAACGCTCGAGGACATCCGGGTTCGCAAGGCGATCCCGCTCGAGGCGAAGGATGTCCAGAAGAACTACATCAAGGCGATCGGCAAAGGCATCCTAAAGGTGATGTCCAAGATGGGCATCAGCACCTACCAGTCGTATTGCGGGGCGCAGATCTTCGACGCGGTCGGGCTGTCGTCGGCGTTCGTCGACAAGTACTTCACGGGCACCGCGACCACGATCGAGGGCGTCGGACTGGCCGAAGTCGGCGAGGAGGCGGTGCGCCGCCACGTGATCGCATACGGCGACAACCCGGTCTACCGCCGGATGCTCGATGTCGGCGGCATCTATCAGTACCGCATCCGCGGCGAGGAGCACGCCTGGACCCCGGCCAACGTCGCGCAGTTGCAGCACGCGGTGCGCGGCAACGATCCGAAGAACTACGCCGAGTACGCCGCCTCGATCAACGATCAGGCCGAGCGCCTACTGACCATCCGCGGCCTGCTGCAATTCAAGCCCGCCGGTCCCGCGGTGCCGTTGGACGAGGTCGAACCCGCCAGCGAAATCGTCAAGCGCTTCGCCACCGGGGCGATGAGCTTCGGCTCGATCTCCAGAGAGGCGCACACCACGCTGGCGCTGGCGATGAACCGCATCGGCGGACGCAGCAACACTGGCGAGGGCGGCGAGGAAGTCGACCGCTTCACGCCGCTGGCCAACGGCGATTCGATGCGCTCGGCGATCAAGCAGGTGGCTTCGGGCAGGTTCGGGGTGACCACCGAATACCTCGTCAATTCGGACGACATCCAGATCAAGATGGCACAGGGCGCCAAGCCCGGCGAAGGCGGCCAGCTGCCCGGGCACAAGGTCGACAAGAACATCGCCGCGGTGCGTCATTCAACCCCGGGGGTGGGGCTGATCAGTCCCCCGCCGCATCATGACATCTATTCGATCGAGGATCTCGCCCAGCTCATCCACGATCTCAAGAATGCCAACGCGAAGGCGCGGATCTCCGTCAAGCTGGTGTCCGAAGTGGGCGTCGGCACGGTCGCGGCGGGCGTCGCCAAGTGCAAGGCCGACCACATCACCATCTCGGGCTATGAGGGTGGCACCGGCGCTTCGCCGCTGACCAGCCTGACCCACGCGGGCAGTCCATGGGAAATCGGCCTTGCCGAAACCCAGCAAACGCTGCTCCTCAACGGGCTGCGCAGCCGCGTCGCGGTGCAGGTCGACGGCGGCTTGCGCACCGGACGCGACGTCGCGATCGGCGCGCTGCTCGGCGCGGACGAGTTCGGGTTCGCCACCGCCCCGCTGATTGCCGCGGGCTGCATCATGATGCGCAAGTGCCATCTCAATACCTGCCCGGTCGGCGTAGCGACGCAGGACCCGGTGCTGCGCGCGCGGTTCACCGGCCAACCCGAGCACGTCGTCAACTACATGTTCTTCGTCGCCGAGGAACTCCGCGCGATCATGGCCGAGCTGGGCCTGCGCACCGTGGCCGAGATGGTCGGAAGGGTCGACCTGCTCGACACCGATCCCGCTATCTCGCACTGGAAGGCGCAAGGGATCGACTTGTCGCGGCTGCTGCACCAGGTTCCGGTGCCCCACGCCGGGGCGCTGAGCTGGACCGAAACGCAGGACCATGGCCTCGAAGCCGCGCTCGACGTCGACCTGATCGCCGCCGCGCGCGATGCGCTCGACAGTACCCAAGCCGTGCGCATCGAGCGCAAGGTGCGCAACGTCAACCGCACCGTGGGCGCGATGCTCTCGGGCGAAATCGCCCGGCGGTTCGGCCATCGCGGGCTGCCCGATAACACCATCAATATCCGCCTGACCGGGGTGGCGGGCCAAAGCTTCGGCGCGTTCCTCGCCCACGGCGTGACCCTCGACCTGACCGGAGACGCCAACGACTATGTCGGCAAGGGCCTTTCCGGCGGCCGGGTGATCGTCCGCCAGCCGGGCCACGTCGACCGCGACCCGACGAACAACATCATCGTCGGCAACACCGTGCTCTACGGCGCGATCGCGGGCGAGGCCTACTTCAACGGTGTCGCGGGCGAGCGGTTCGCGGTACGCAATTCGGGCGCGGTGGCGGTGGCCGAAGGCTGCGGCGATCACGGTTGCGAATACATGACCGGCGGGGTGGTCGTGCTGCTCGGGGCGACCGGGCGCAATTTCGCCGCGGGGATGAGCGGTGGGGTCGCCTACGTCTACGATCCTGACGGCATCTTCGCGCCGCTGTGCAACGCGGCGATGGTCGATCTGATGCCGATCAGCACCGTACGCGACGACGAGGATGGTGCGGGACGCCCGCAGCAGCGTGCGGTCTCGGTCCATGACTACGGCATGGGCGACATGCTCCGCCACGATGCCGAACGCCTGCGCATCCTGGTTGAGCGCCACCATCTCCACACCGCCAGCAAGCGCGCCCGCGCGCTGCTCGACGACTGGGGCAACGCGCTGGGCAAGTTCGTCAAGGTCATGCCGCGCGATTATGCGCGAGCATTGCAACAGCTCGAAGCCGAGCGTTTGGAAGCCGAGACGGTCGCGGCGGAATGA